In a single window of the Prochlorococcus marinus str. AS9601 genome:
- the pgsA gene encoding CDP-diacylglycerol--glycerol-3-phosphate 3-phosphatidyltransferase produces MLLRKNLRNLALNIPNLLSISRLFLVFPLILFLEINRPFYVFILIIIGGLTDYFDGLIARKFNLKTRLGAILDPLSDKVFYLIPLTFLCKNNFIPFWSFSLILFRELIISGLRSSTKDGLPASILGKYKTFFFFISVITFFTPLKISLLNNLALIFYWLGFILTFMTLLGYLRIKKNII; encoded by the coding sequence TTGTTATTAAGAAAAAATCTTAGAAATTTGGCATTGAATATTCCCAATTTACTATCGATATCTCGCCTTTTCCTTGTATTTCCATTAATACTTTTTTTAGAAATTAACAGACCTTTTTATGTTTTTATATTGATTATTATTGGAGGTTTAACTGATTATTTTGACGGGTTAATTGCGAGAAAATTTAATCTTAAAACCAGATTAGGAGCTATCCTCGATCCCTTAAGCGATAAAGTATTCTATTTAATTCCTTTGACCTTTCTTTGTAAAAATAATTTTATACCCTTCTGGTCTTTTTCATTAATTTTATTTAGAGAATTAATTATCTCTGGCCTAAGGAGCTCTACAAAAGACGGTTTACCAGCATCTATATTAGGTAAATATAAAACATTTTTCTTTTTTATTTCAGTAATTACCTTCTTTACACCATTGAAAATTAGCTTATTGAATAATTTGGCTTTAATTTTTTATTGGTTAGGATTCATCCTGACTTTTATGACTTTATTAGGCTATTTAAGAATTAAAAAGAATATTATC
- a CDS encoding PCC domain-containing protein: MQPHSLKLFPESDLINSIKEYSLSNNLYGYVSGVVGNLRTVCIQCPGNQEINKFEGNLEIVSLNGHFNKGDVHLHLSFADEGCNVFGGHLEEGCIVKKGTDILLLSFEQKIINISNHDLITNESRVKAYILKDCPWSKRAIRLLNSLSIPHKVTLIDNDESFQKIMAQSSHNTFPQIFLDNKFFGGYDELSEQAKLDNLISFK; the protein is encoded by the coding sequence ATGCAGCCTCATAGCCTAAAGCTATTTCCAGAATCTGATTTGATAAATTCAATTAAAGAATATTCTTTATCGAATAATTTATACGGGTATGTTTCTGGAGTGGTTGGTAATCTTAGAACAGTTTGTATTCAATGCCCAGGTAATCAAGAGATAAATAAATTTGAAGGAAATTTAGAGATAGTTTCTTTAAACGGGCATTTTAATAAAGGAGATGTTCATTTACATTTGAGTTTTGCAGATGAGGGATGTAATGTTTTTGGCGGGCATCTTGAGGAGGGATGTATTGTAAAAAAAGGTACTGATATATTATTACTTTCTTTTGAACAGAAAATTATTAATATCTCAAATCATGATTTAATCACTAATGAATCACGTGTAAAAGCATATATTTTAAAGGATTGTCCTTGGTCTAAAAGAGCAATTAGGTTACTTAATTCTTTATCTATCCCTCATAAAGTTACTCTAATAGACAATGATGAGAGCTTTCAAAAAATTATGGCTCAAAGTAGCCATAATACTTTCCCTCAAATATTTTTGGATAATAAATTTTTTGGAGGATATGATGAACTTTCAGAACAAGCAAAATTGGATAACTTAATTTCATTTAAGTAA
- a CDS encoding SDR family oxidoreductase → MKLAITGASGKTGYRICEEAVKKGYKVRQIIRKNSKVSAGLERLETIRISLDKKGELDEALKDMDVLIIATGARASLDLTGPAKVDALGVYRQLESCKRVGIKRVILVSSLCTGKLFHPLNLFGLILIWKKLGENFLRNSNFEWTIIRPGGLKENEDIKSENINYSKEDTQINGSIPRRLVAQCCIDSLKNKESINKLIEVTSSNDNKKISFKKAMQMI, encoded by the coding sequence ATGAAATTAGCAATTACTGGTGCATCGGGGAAAACAGGTTATAGAATTTGCGAAGAAGCAGTTAAGAAAGGATATAAGGTAAGGCAAATCATCAGAAAGAATTCAAAAGTTTCAGCAGGACTAGAGCGTTTAGAAACAATTAGGATTTCATTAGACAAAAAAGGAGAACTTGATGAAGCTTTAAAAGATATGGATGTTTTGATAATTGCGACTGGGGCGAGAGCATCATTAGATTTAACTGGTCCTGCGAAGGTTGATGCATTAGGTGTATACAGGCAATTAGAGAGTTGCAAAAGAGTTGGTATTAAAAGAGTTATTTTAGTTAGTTCCCTTTGTACTGGTAAATTATTTCACCCATTAAACTTATTTGGTTTAATTCTTATTTGGAAGAAATTAGGTGAAAACTTTCTACGCAATTCAAATTTTGAATGGACTATTATTAGACCTGGAGGATTAAAGGAAAATGAAGATATCAAATCAGAAAATATAAATTATTCTAAAGAGGATACTCAAATTAATGGATCAATCCCAAGAAGATTAGTTGCGCAATGTTGTATAGATTCTTTAAAAAACAAAGAATCCATAAATAAATTAATAGAAGTTACAAGTTCGAACGATAATAAAAAAATATCTTTTAAAAAAGCTATGCAAATGATTTAA
- the nth gene encoding endonuclease III, whose protein sequence is MRKSERAEIISRELKKLYPSPPIPLDHTNAYTLLVAVVLSAQSTDKKVNELTKSLFKVADNPEKMVKLGIKGIYEYIKFLGLSNQKSKNIYNLSKLLIEKHKSIVPNTFEELESLPGVGHKTASVVMSQVFKIPSFPVDTHIHRLAQRWGLSNGDSVVQTEEDLKKIFPVNDWNTLHLQIIFYGREYCTARGCDGTKCYLCRTLYPKRKKKFICKKP, encoded by the coding sequence ATGAGAAAATCAGAAAGAGCAGAAATAATATCCAGGGAACTTAAAAAGCTATATCCATCGCCTCCAATCCCTCTTGATCATACAAATGCATATACACTTCTCGTAGCAGTAGTTCTAAGTGCTCAATCAACAGATAAGAAAGTTAATGAATTAACAAAAAGCTTATTTAAGGTTGCAGATAATCCAGAAAAGATGGTAAAGCTAGGTATTAAAGGCATTTATGAATACATAAAATTTTTAGGTTTATCTAATCAAAAATCAAAGAACATATATAACCTTTCTAAACTCTTGATTGAGAAGCATAAAAGTATAGTCCCTAATACTTTTGAGGAGCTTGAATCTCTTCCAGGGGTAGGTCATAAAACAGCATCAGTTGTAATGTCTCAAGTGTTTAAAATACCCTCATTCCCAGTAGATACTCACATACACAGGTTGGCACAAAGATGGGGCCTATCAAATGGCGATAGCGTAGTTCAAACAGAAGAAGACCTAAAAAAAATATTTCCTGTTAATGATTGGAATACGTTACATTTACAAATAATCTTTTATGGCAGAGAATACTGCACAGCAAGAGGTTGTGATGGAACAAAATGTTATTTATGTCGTACTCTTTATCCAAAAAGAAAAAAGAAATTTATATGTAAAAAGCCTTAA
- a CDS encoding ABC transporter ATP-binding protein: MNKGALIIDDLHHKYDKRDNSNWILNEINLKIESGELLGLLGPSGCGKTTLLRLIAGFEYPTKGRISLNDKEISRSNRILSPEKRNIGMVFQDYALFPHLTVLENAMFGLKNKKDRSRVDYLLNVVGLNSFVGRYPHELSGGQKQRLAIARALAPGTNFILLDEPFCSLDMHVKLKLRSELPNILRGCNASGLMVTHDPEEAMAICNKVAVMNEGEIHQIDTPINLLNNPKTIFVSSFILGNNILNLQKNGNTYMSCLGEINSSDLLNNSTIKSMSISPKFISIKRSESGNAIVISKEFLGDFLIYKVSINEEILRVRTNINNQLNNGDKCFLSINKNGYYFLYPGAQKIYI, from the coding sequence GTGAATAAAGGTGCGTTAATAATTGATGATTTACATCATAAATATGATAAGCGAGATAATTCTAATTGGATATTAAATGAAATTAACCTAAAAATTGAAAGTGGAGAATTATTAGGTTTACTTGGTCCTTCTGGATGCGGAAAGACTACACTTTTGAGATTGATCGCGGGGTTTGAATATCCTACTAAAGGAAGGATTTCTTTAAATGATAAGGAAATCTCAAGAAGTAATAGAATTCTGAGCCCCGAGAAAAGAAATATCGGTATGGTTTTTCAGGATTATGCACTTTTCCCTCACTTAACAGTTTTGGAAAATGCAATGTTTGGCTTGAAAAATAAAAAAGATAGATCAAGAGTTGATTATTTATTAAATGTTGTAGGTCTTAATAGTTTTGTTGGAAGGTACCCACACGAATTGTCTGGAGGTCAAAAACAAAGACTCGCAATTGCAAGGGCTCTTGCTCCAGGCACAAATTTTATTTTATTAGACGAACCCTTCTGTAGCCTTGATATGCACGTCAAACTTAAATTGAGAAGCGAACTTCCAAATATTCTTAGAGGGTGCAATGCAAGTGGACTTATGGTTACCCATGATCCTGAAGAGGCAATGGCAATTTGTAATAAAGTTGCAGTTATGAATGAAGGTGAAATACATCAAATTGATACACCAATTAATTTACTAAATAATCCCAAAACTATATTTGTTAGTAGTTTTATATTGGGAAATAATATTCTTAATCTCCAAAAAAATGGTAATACATATATGTCTTGTTTAGGTGAAATAAATAGTTCAGACTTGTTAAATAATTCAACTATTAAAAGTATGTCAATATCGCCTAAATTTATTTCTATAAAAAGATCTGAATCTGGAAATGCCATTGTTATATCAAAAGAATTTCTTGGTGATTTTCTTATATACAAAGTTTCTATTAATGAGGAGATATTAAGGGTAAGAACTAATATTAATAATCAACTAAATAATGGTGATAAATGTTTTCTTTCTATTAACAAAAATGGTTATTATTTTTTATATCCTGGGGCACAAAAGATATATATTTAA
- a CDS encoding ferritin, which yields MNENNLKTKKLINFGPSGRAVAQPIDNSLLDNLFEHLTMERFANVQYFSMYLWFQERDLNGFASHFLSESQGEMEHAQKFADYLIARGQSVKLDEIPAPVQTWDSIEELISYSFNMEADLTSSLQQLYSISERISDTRTNVFLDPIIEAQTQSEDEFANILGKVKFASNQPSAILLIDSDLKKK from the coding sequence ATGAATGAAAATAATTTAAAAACAAAGAAATTAATTAATTTTGGTCCATCTGGAAGAGCCGTTGCTCAACCGATAGACAATAGTTTATTAGATAACCTTTTTGAACATCTAACGATGGAAAGATTTGCCAATGTTCAATATTTTTCTATGTATCTATGGTTTCAAGAACGTGATTTAAATGGATTTGCCTCTCATTTCCTAAGTGAATCACAAGGTGAAATGGAACATGCTCAGAAATTTGCAGATTATTTAATCGCAAGAGGACAAAGCGTAAAATTAGATGAAATTCCTGCACCCGTTCAAACATGGGATTCTATAGAGGAGCTGATTTCTTATTCTTTTAATATGGAGGCTGATTTAACTTCATCTCTTCAACAGCTTTATTCCATATCAGAAAGAATTTCAGATACAAGAACTAACGTATTTTTAGATCCAATCATAGAGGCTCAAACACAATCAGAAGATGAATTTGCGAACATACTTGGCAAGGTTAAGTTTGCTTCTAATCAACCCTCGGCAATCTTATTAATAGATAGTGATTTAAAGAAAAAATAA
- a CDS encoding Crp/Fnr family transcriptional regulator, giving the protein MNFHSYGEPPSKLVRIITGQSVLIDPSSRPKGTCLEVESGIARVYCPCEETEGMTLAFLQSGDQLRTDLLCSEGVCVEALTDLSFHSNVNIDQNIGFDAVNEWTLQLLRIRHLGNAEQRLQALFSILVNRLGRRCGQWCELPFRLTHERIGELIGSTRVTSTRLISKLRSSELLIAPIGTQTISVAPSFIETSPL; this is encoded by the coding sequence ATGAATTTCCATAGTTATGGAGAACCCCCTTCAAAATTAGTAAGGATAATAACTGGACAATCTGTTTTAATAGACCCTTCATCAAGGCCAAAAGGTACCTGCTTAGAAGTTGAGAGTGGAATTGCTAGGGTTTATTGCCCTTGTGAAGAAACTGAAGGAATGACACTTGCATTTTTACAATCAGGTGATCAACTAAGAACGGATCTTTTATGTAGCGAAGGTGTTTGTGTTGAAGCATTAACAGATTTGTCTTTTCATAGCAATGTAAATATTGATCAGAATATTGGTTTTGATGCAGTAAATGAATGGACTTTGCAACTCCTTAGGATAAGACACTTGGGAAATGCAGAACAGCGATTACAAGCATTGTTTTCAATACTAGTAAATCGTCTAGGTAGAAGATGTGGTCAATGGTGCGAGCTACCCTTTAGGTTAACGCACGAAAGGATTGGAGAATTAATCGGTTCTACACGCGTAACATCAACTAGATTAATTTCTAAATTAAGATCATCTGAGTTATTAATAGCTCCAATTGGAACCCAAACAATCAGTGTTGCGCCTTCTTTTATTGAAACATCTCCGCTATAA
- a CDS encoding ABC transporter ATP-binding protein, with product MFNKFWFEAKNINCFKNGFEVIKDLNLKITYSENVILIGPNGSGKSSLIEVINRNIYPVITNDSKLKIFDKELINLWELRKRISTVNNDIKNRINPNLQVFDLILSGLYGRYCYIQNKSERDSYKVEKIMKKMNMSNLSKKYFSYLSDGEKQISLIARALIKKPDILILDEPIANLDYKSKFFVIDKINELSKLKTKILCVTHDISTITKIYDRVIMLKDGRIIADGEQNKVINSDNLNKLYGIDVEVTKNNGLWNIKRLSK from the coding sequence GTGTTTAATAAATTTTGGTTTGAGGCAAAAAATATAAATTGTTTTAAAAATGGCTTTGAAGTAATTAAAGATTTAAATTTAAAGATAACGTATTCAGAAAATGTCATATTAATTGGACCAAATGGTTCAGGTAAATCATCATTAATAGAAGTAATTAATAGAAACATATACCCAGTAATAACTAATGATTCGAAACTGAAAATATTTGACAAAGAACTTATAAATTTATGGGAACTAAGAAAGAGAATAAGTACCGTAAATAATGATATAAAAAATAGAATAAATCCAAATCTACAAGTTTTTGATTTAATTTTAAGTGGACTATATGGAAGATATTGTTATATACAAAATAAATCAGAAAGAGATTCTTACAAAGTAGAAAAAATTATGAAGAAAATGAATATGTCTAATTTATCAAAAAAATATTTTTCCTATTTATCTGATGGAGAAAAACAAATTTCTCTGATTGCTAGGGCGTTAATCAAAAAACCGGATATATTAATCCTAGATGAACCAATTGCAAATTTAGACTATAAATCAAAGTTTTTTGTAATTGATAAAATTAATGAATTATCAAAATTAAAAACTAAAATTTTATGCGTAACTCATGATATTTCAACAATTACAAAAATTTATGACAGGGTCATAATGTTAAAAGATGGCAGGATAATCGCTGATGGGGAGCAAAATAAGGTTATAAATAGTGACAATCTTAATAAGTTATATGGTATTGATGTAGAGGTAACTAAAAATAATGGACTTTGGAATATAAAGAGATTATCTAAATAA
- a CDS encoding Rieske 2Fe-2S domain-containing protein, which translates to MENRQINFFKSKDFNTVLKPFKKGTVVKIDSLDVKESPNELKIGLFGWYAICPSKELKNNKLYYFSLFDEPLVLYRDENENVRCIKNICPHRGASFFEGSLSDGVITCPYHGAKFSSGGSCQNLDRITCKHIVDNNYDNYAKRIHLSQYKALEKNGYIFVHFSKKSDTDLSNISEDVPISNYELYENGFLHKDYVFEEVLVDFKCDWSRIIENHLDILHLFWVHGDTIPDKDVNKNVLVSFNQKINVTHKYIESIYYYKNEPTKEFIRIKYIPPGRILIYKGDPSAARYLQVLDHIPLGNNKARVIVRHYRKFLRNKLLNNLMLFKENQRKIFYKIFDEDYMILKTQTYNHNMGFISKDEIKLLGEDRIINYFWKWYKKSEDKDEPWKNNIKNQNLDVYDKVILKYPPEIKKLEIVNNIEIIRKTLVRFAAPLIFFILII; encoded by the coding sequence ATGGAAAACAGACAAATTAATTTTTTTAAATCAAAAGACTTTAATACCGTTCTTAAGCCATTTAAAAAAGGAACGGTAGTAAAAATTGACTCGTTAGATGTTAAGGAAAGCCCAAATGAATTAAAAATAGGTTTATTTGGTTGGTATGCAATTTGTCCTTCGAAAGAACTAAAAAATAATAAGCTATATTATTTTTCACTTTTTGATGAGCCTCTTGTTCTTTATAGAGATGAAAATGAAAACGTTAGGTGCATTAAAAATATTTGTCCACATAGGGGGGCCTCTTTTTTTGAGGGGTCATTATCAGATGGAGTAATAACTTGTCCATATCATGGAGCTAAATTCTCATCTGGTGGAAGTTGCCAAAATCTCGACAGAATAACATGTAAACATATAGTAGATAATAACTACGATAACTACGCCAAAAGAATACACTTATCTCAATACAAAGCTTTAGAAAAAAATGGATATATTTTTGTACATTTTTCTAAAAAATCTGACACTGATTTAAGTAACATAAGTGAAGATGTGCCAATAAGTAATTACGAATTATATGAAAATGGGTTTTTGCATAAAGATTATGTATTTGAAGAGGTATTAGTTGACTTTAAATGTGATTGGTCAAGGATAATTGAAAACCACTTAGATATCCTCCATCTTTTTTGGGTTCATGGAGATACAATCCCTGATAAAGATGTTAATAAAAATGTTCTAGTTAGTTTTAACCAGAAAATTAATGTGACTCATAAATACATTGAAAGTATTTATTACTACAAGAATGAACCTACAAAAGAATTTATCCGGATAAAGTACATACCACCAGGAAGGATATTAATTTATAAAGGTGATCCTTCTGCAGCTAGATATTTACAAGTTTTAGATCATATTCCACTAGGAAATAACAAAGCAAGAGTAATAGTGAGACATTACAGGAAATTTTTAAGAAATAAATTACTTAATAACCTCATGTTGTTTAAAGAGAACCAAAGAAAGATTTTTTATAAGATATTCGATGAGGATTATATGATTTTAAAAACACAAACATATAACCACAATATGGGATTTATAAGTAAAGATGAAATAAAATTATTGGGAGAAGATAGAATAATCAATTATTTTTGGAAATGGTACAAAAAGTCTGAAGATAAAGATGAACCATGGAAAAATAATATAAAAAATCAAAATCTTGATGTCTATGACAAAGTGATATTGAAATATCCTCCTGAGATAAAGAAGTTAGAAATTGTTAATAATATAGAAATTATTAGAAAAACATTAGTACGATTTGCTGCTCCGCTTATATTTTTTATCTTAATAATATAA
- the urtE gene encoding urea ABC transporter ATP-binding subunit UrtE produces the protein MENLLEIKSLNTYYGESHILRDVDLNVKSGEMVCLIGRNGVGKTTLLKSLIGLLKQKKGDIYLIGENMNRKAPHQRARKGMAYVPQGREIIPYLSVEENLMLGMESLPGGLSKNKNIDTFIYDLFPILKDFLQRKGGDLSGGQQQQLAIARALLGKPQLLLLDEPTEGIQPNIVLDIENAINQIIRDTGIGVLLVEQHLHFVRQANRYYAMQRGGIVASGNTSELSQAVIDKFLSV, from the coding sequence ATGGAAAATTTACTCGAAATAAAATCGTTAAATACTTATTATGGCGAGAGTCATATTCTTAGAGATGTAGATTTAAATGTTAAATCAGGAGAAATGGTTTGTTTGATTGGTAGAAATGGAGTTGGCAAAACAACTTTATTGAAATCACTAATTGGCTTGTTAAAACAAAAAAAAGGCGATATTTATTTGATAGGTGAAAATATGAATAGAAAAGCACCTCATCAGAGAGCGAGGAAAGGAATGGCTTACGTTCCTCAAGGCAGAGAAATTATTCCATATCTATCAGTTGAAGAAAATCTTATGTTAGGAATGGAGTCTCTACCAGGTGGATTATCTAAGAACAAGAATATAGACACATTTATTTACGATCTCTTCCCAATCCTTAAAGATTTTCTGCAAAGGAAAGGTGGAGATCTTAGTGGTGGACAGCAACAGCAATTAGCTATTGCAAGAGCATTGCTGGGCAAACCTCAACTATTATTACTTGACGAACCAACTGAAGGTATTCAACCGAATATAGTTTTAGACATTGAAAATGCAATTAATCAGATAATTAGAGATACAGGAATTGGTGTTTTATTAGTTGAACAACACTTGCATTTTGTAAGACAAGCTAATAGATATTATGCGATGCAACGCGGCGGAATTGTAGCTAGCGGAAATACTAGTGAGTTGAGTCAAGCAGTTATAGATAAGTTTTTAAGTGTCTAA
- the urtD gene encoding urea ABC transporter ATP-binding protein UrtD — protein MNNKDLLNLIDITVSFEGFLALNKLNLNLKKGELRAVIGPNGAGKTTFLDVITGKVKPTNGEVIFKGKSLVGRKEHKIARLGVGRKFQSPRIFENLTVKENLEISVTTPKSPLNLINKSIKDEQLNEIDRLMKIVNLAQKVDSKAGSLSHGQKQWLEIAMLVGQKPDLMLVDEPVAGLTDEETDLTADLLKSLSGENTVVVIDHDMEFIRRLDSNVSVLNQGTVLCEGTMETIQKDKKVIDVYLGRPED, from the coding sequence ATGAATAATAAAGATCTTCTAAATTTAATAGATATTACTGTTAGTTTCGAGGGTTTTTTAGCTCTTAACAAACTTAATTTAAATTTGAAGAAAGGAGAATTAAGAGCTGTAATAGGACCCAATGGCGCAGGTAAAACAACATTTCTTGATGTAATTACTGGAAAGGTCAAGCCAACAAATGGTGAAGTAATTTTTAAAGGGAAATCTTTAGTAGGTAGAAAGGAGCATAAAATAGCCAGACTTGGAGTTGGAAGAAAGTTCCAAAGTCCAAGAATCTTTGAAAATCTAACAGTTAAAGAAAATCTTGAAATATCGGTGACAACTCCTAAAAGTCCCTTAAACCTTATAAATAAAAGTATTAAGGATGAGCAGCTTAATGAGATTGATCGTCTTATGAAGATTGTTAATTTAGCTCAAAAAGTTGATTCTAAAGCTGGATCTTTATCGCATGGACAAAAACAATGGCTCGAAATAGCCATGTTAGTAGGACAGAAGCCAGATTTAATGTTAGTAGATGAACCTGTTGCCGGTTTAACTGATGAAGAAACTGATCTTACAGCTGATTTATTAAAATCTTTATCAGGCGAAAATACTGTAGTAGTAATAGATCACGATATGGAATTTATAAGAAGACTTGATAGTAATGTTTCAGTATTAAATCAGGGAACAGTATTATGTGAGGGAACGATGGAAACCATACAAAAAGACAAAAAAGTAATTGATGTTTATTTAGGAAGACCTGAGGACTAA
- the urtC gene encoding urea ABC transporter permease subunit UrtC has product MSLSKIKFDKKIVLSFWIILIALIIAAPTILPVFRLNLLGRYLSLSIVALGVDLIWGYTGLLSLGQGIFFALGGYCAAMYLQITSSSEFPNNIPEFFALYGVEKLPFFWEPFRSPVFTFFAIWIIPALVAGLIGFLVFRNRIKGVYFSILTQASLLVFFNFFNGQQKLINGTNGLKTDVTQLFGQMVGSESMQRIFFWITAILVIAAWFFAKWVVKGRFGNILIGIRDDEPRVRFTGYNPVIFKTIIFSIAGGLAGISGALYTVQSGIVSPQFMTVPFSIEMVIWVAVGGRGTLLGAILGAVFINYAKSLVSEALPASWMFIQGGLFILVVTALPEGVLGWIQGDGPRNLLQKFGLKRKIETYPSLEVNNKEGNNE; this is encoded by the coding sequence ATGTCCTTAAGTAAAATTAAATTTGATAAAAAAATAGTATTATCATTTTGGATAATATTAATAGCCTTAATTATTGCAGCACCAACTATACTCCCTGTATTTAGACTAAACCTTTTAGGTAGATACTTATCATTATCCATAGTTGCACTTGGTGTTGATCTTATCTGGGGATATACAGGTTTACTAAGTCTTGGACAAGGTATATTTTTTGCACTAGGTGGATATTGTGCAGCAATGTATTTGCAAATAACCAGCTCCTCTGAATTTCCAAATAATATTCCTGAATTTTTTGCTTTATATGGTGTTGAAAAATTACCTTTTTTCTGGGAACCGTTTAGATCGCCTGTTTTTACCTTCTTCGCTATCTGGATAATTCCAGCATTGGTTGCTGGTTTAATTGGATTTCTTGTTTTCAGGAATAGAATCAAAGGGGTTTATTTTTCTATACTTACTCAAGCTTCTCTTCTTGTATTTTTTAACTTCTTTAATGGACAACAAAAACTTATAAATGGAACAAATGGATTAAAAACAGATGTAACACAACTATTTGGTCAAATGGTAGGCTCTGAGTCTATGCAAAGAATATTCTTTTGGATAACCGCCATACTAGTAATAGCAGCATGGTTTTTTGCAAAGTGGGTAGTTAAAGGAAGATTTGGGAATATACTTATAGGAATCCGAGATGATGAACCAAGAGTTAGGTTTACAGGATATAACCCAGTTATATTCAAGACGATAATATTTTCTATTGCTGGAGGACTCGCTGGAATTTCGGGAGCTTTATATACCGTTCAGTCTGGGATAGTATCCCCTCAATTTATGACAGTTCCCTTTTCTATAGAAATGGTTATATGGGTTGCTGTTGGAGGAAGAGGAACTTTATTGGGAGCGATACTAGGAGCAGTTTTTATCAACTATGCAAAAAGTCTTGTAAGTGAAGCTTTACCTGCTAGCTGGATGTTTATTCAAGGAGGGTTATTTATATTAGTTGTAACAGCTCTGCCAGAGGGAGTTTTAGGATGGATTCAAGGAGATGGTCCTAGGAATCTTCTTCAAAAATTTGGTTTGAAAAGAAAGATTGAAACCTATCCAAGCTTAGAAGTTAACAATAAGGAGGGGAATAATGAATAA